The genome window TCGGTAAACAGGAAGCAGGCATCATCTACCTGAAGTTCGTCGGGGTTTGTATCGGGCAGCTTCTCAAAAAAGCGAACCAGGTCGTAGCTAAAAAAGCCGACAGCGCCCCCGCAGAATCGAGGGAGATCGGAGGTGGCAACAAACCGATAGCGCCCCATCAGGTTCTGAAGCACGTGGAGGGGATCCTGGCCTCCTTCAAGCTGGAAACGATGCTCGTGGCCTTCTTCGAGCAATATCACTTCACGGTTCTTCGTGCGCAGCACAAGACCAGGGTTCACCCCTAGATAGGAGTAACGAGCTAAGCGTTCCCCACCCTCAACGCTCTCCAGGAGAAAAGCACGCGGGTTCTCGCCTTCCTCTCCTATATCGGCCACAAGGCGTTCAAAGGCAGAAACCGGCGTTAGTCTATCGGCGAGTATCTCACGATAGATCGGTATGAGGTTTCCTTTTTGAGCGAGTGTACGAAACGTCGCACGATCAGGCTTGACATTGCTGGGCATAGATGGACTATCTTTCCTTATGGTTTCTCATATCCATTTGAGCTAGAATATTGTACTCTTTATCCTCTTTCTACAGGTGTGCGCGTCCCACGGCCTGAATAAGCGTTTATTGCAATTCTGCGTGTGCAAAAACGATCTTACCTTAGCGATGATAAAAATAACGACCTATAGTTAATTCAAAGCCAGTCCCCGTTGTTTTCATAAAAATCAGGAAGCCTGTCTTTTTTTGTTGTATCTCTATTTGCATTCCACAGGATAGTATGATATAATGACAATAGAGATACCGACATACGCTTCTCATCTAACCAAATTACGATGAAAGCGAGAGGGTGTATCTATTCTGTCAAGTCATGTGGGTTTTAACGCCCACACAAATCACTAAGGGAGGAGTGATGTGAACAAAGAAGTAAGTCCGGCCATCATCGTTGCTGCCATTGTGGTTGTTGTGCTGATTTTGGCCTTCCTTGGGTGGCATTACCTGCGAGGGCCAGCAGCACGTGCGGGAAGTAATCCCTATGCACATATGCCAGCGAATATCAAAAACCCAGGAGCACCAACCTATCAAAACGGGCCGCCTAGCGAAAGCGGCGCGCCAGGTGGTTCTCCTTATGCAAACATGCCTTCAGGCGGAAAACAGTAGAGGTGGAAACAGGAGCTTTCCTCGCCTCAACCTTTATCTTAGCTTCAAAAACCGCCACGATACAACAAAAAATCTCAATAACATTTGGAAGGAGCTGCACTATGCAACCGACAAAATCAAAATCTAGTCAAGGGTTTACCCTTATCGAGCTTCTCGTGGTTATCGCTATTATCGCCATTCTTGCGGCGATACTCTTCCCCGTGTTTGCCCAAGCCCGTGAGAAGGCACGCGCTATCTCTTGTGCTAGCAATCTCAAACAGCTTGGCCTCGCCTTCAAGATGTACACCACCGACTATGATGAGCACTATCCTTTTGGAGGTTGGCGTCCCATAGATCCTTCAAACGGCCAACAAGACGGTACCTGGGATTGGCAAAATACGGTGGCACCCTACATTAAAAATAAAGGGCTTTATCGTTGTCCTGATTCGACCGACATGGATGAGAATCCAAACAACCCAACCGACTGGTCGTGGAATCGTAATCCAGTTAGCTATCTGTACAACAATCAGTGGGGAAGGAATCGCCAACCGCTTTCTGAGGCTGCAGCCGTAGCACCAGCGGATACCTGGTTGGTAATTGATGGTCACTCCGACTGGGGATGCGCTCAGACCCATAATAATGCCTGTGGAGGCACGGACTGGCTGGGACGACCTCACACTGTGTGGAATATGGAAGATACCACCTTTGGGTCGGATGCCTCTCTCGTCACTGGCTGGCTTAGCTGGCAGGGCTTCACGTGGGGTCTTCCGCGACATCAGCAGCGTGCCGAAGTCTGCTACTCCGATGGACACGTTAAGTCCATTGAAGTGACACCGCAAGATCCGGCCTCCATGAGCGTTAAGCAAGGTAATCAACTCTACCACACCACGCCCGACTGTAACGGATGGTTCCAACAGACCTATCCCTACAATAAAGTGGCTATTCCGGAGCAGAATAACCCGGGTTGGAAATGGTGCGTGAACTAACAAGAGTGCGTGTTAGCTAATTGGTTGGGATTAGGGGAGGCTATTGATGAAGATTTCTCATCAATAGCTTCCCAACTTTTTGCAGCAAGTGTATTTTCAAGCCAGAATGATGTAGATAGAGTGCATCAATGAAGCGACAATATGTTTTGATTGGAACAATAGGTTGTGTGCTTATTGTGGTGAGTCTTCTAATCCGCAACAGCCGGTGGGCGGAAGAACGTATGTTGAAACCGCTTTCCGCGGAAGAACTAGCCTATGCCGTTCATGACCGCCCTAACGATCCCCTGGTTTTCCTCTACTACGGTTCTGCTCTCTTGAAATCCGGCGATCTAACAGACGCTGCCTACGCGTTTACAAGGGCTACGAAACTCGATCCCAAGCTCTATGAGGCTTATATAGGGCTTGGCAGTACCCAATTTCGCCTAAAGGACTATGCAGCGGCACAAACCTCTTTCCAAAGAGCTGCCCAACTACGACCCCATCAAATTGCGCCCTATCTCGGATTGGCACAAGCCTACTATTTAAGCGGTCTGCCCGAACACGCCACAGCCCCGCTCAAGAAGATCGTCGCACTACAACCCAAAAACGATCTCGCTTGGTATACCCTCGGACAGATGTATGGAGATGCTCATGAGCCAGACCAAGCGCTCTTGGCGATGCAACGTGCCGTGGCACTCAAGCCCCATAATCCCGAGTATCGCATTGCCTTAGCAGAAGTTCTTCTACACTACGCCCGTTACACCGATGCAGAACAACAGCTCGTGCAGGCTATCCGCGACGATTATAACAATGCCTATGCACACTATCTGCTTGGATATGTGTTCGAACAGGAAGGGGATAATCCACAACTTAGAGGCCAGGCAGAACAAGAGTTTCTCAACGCGCTCGCCCGCGAGCCCGAAATGGAACCTGCCTACTTTGATCTAGGGCAACTCTACGAACGCGACGGAGACTACAAGCCTGCCATCACCAACTACCGTAAAGCATTTCACCTTAACCCCTCCGATGCCCAAGCGCTCTATCACCTAGGCCTCTGCCTTGTTCAATCGGGTCAAACTAAAGAAGGTCAGAGACTGATTGAAGGCGCTCAAGAGCTTAGTCGTGCTCAGCGAGAAATAGACTATATGCAAAAACGCATTATTGCCGATCCGAGCAATCCTGACCTCCGCCTACGTATGGCGCGTATCTACAAAAAGTATGGAAACTATTCAGAAGCACTGCAGCAGTACCAAGTCTATAGCGCGCTGCGCCCTCCGGATCGACGAATCGAAAAAGAGATCGCTGCCTGCTATATGAGTTTTAAAACGGCAAGTACACCCAAAACGTCTTCAGGACATCCATCACAACCATGAGTCGACTCTATCTCAATCGTCGGGAACTCCTACTCTCTACTATTGGGGCTATAAGCTTTTTGGGAGGATGTCGGCCACGAAATTACGACACCCTCTCCAAGTCCTCTACGGCTAGCGCTTCTCTATCTCCCAATGATCCGCCTTGGTTTGAGGATCGCACCCTTCAAAGTGGGATCACCTTCCAACTCGGCCATCTTCCCCATCCAAGCCCGTTGAACATTTTGCAAACGATTGGAACGGGGTGTGCGCTTTTTGATTTCGATGGGGATGGACACCTCGATCTACTTCTGGTAGGTCAAACGGGGACCCGCTCATCAAGTTGCGCTCTTTACCATAATAATGGCAACGGTACATTCACCGATGTCACTCCGGGTAGTGGGCTGGAAAAACCCGGCTTTTACTTAGGATGTGCTGTCGGAGATTTCGATAATGATGGTCGGCCTGATATCCTATTGACCGGTTATGGTGTGTTAAAACTTTTTCGCAATGTAGGTAATGGAAGGTTCGAAGACGTTTCTGAAGAGGCAGGCCTCTTCTCTCCATCACCTACCTCATGGCATACCAGCGCTGTGTTTTTTGATTTCGATAGGGATGGCTATTTGGATCTTTACGTCGGACGCTACGTTATCTTCAATTCGAAGACTCTCCAGCTCTGCAACTACGGAAAATATAAGTCCTCCTGTGGCCCCATCTTCTATGATCCCGATTTTGGAAGTCTTTATCATAACAACGGCAAAGGACATTTCACCGACGTGACGCACGAACTCGGACTTGACAACGCCCACGGGAAGTGCCTAGGTGTCGCTGTAGCCGATGTTAACGGGGATGGATGGCCAGATCTCTATTTGGCCAATGACGAAATGCCTGGAGACCTCTTCATCAATGAGAAAGGTAAGTCTTTCCGAAATGAAGGGCTGCTGCGCGGAGTGGCGTTGAACGGCGCAGGTGAGATGCAAGGGGGTATGGGAGTAGATTTCGGTGATTACGATAACGATGGGCTGATTGATCTCTTCGTTGCGACTT of Chthonomonas calidirosea T49 contains these proteins:
- a CDS encoding tetratricopeptide repeat protein produces the protein MKRQYVLIGTIGCVLIVVSLLIRNSRWAEERMLKPLSAEELAYAVHDRPNDPLVFLYYGSALLKSGDLTDAAYAFTRATKLDPKLYEAYIGLGSTQFRLKDYAAAQTSFQRAAQLRPHQIAPYLGLAQAYYLSGLPEHATAPLKKIVALQPKNDLAWYTLGQMYGDAHEPDQALLAMQRAVALKPHNPEYRIALAEVLLHYARYTDAEQQLVQAIRDDYNNAYAHYLLGYVFEQEGDNPQLRGQAEQEFLNALAREPEMEPAYFDLGQLYERDGDYKPAITNYRKAFHLNPSDAQALYHLGLCLVQSGQTKEGQRLIEGAQELSRAQREIDYMQKRIIADPSNPDLRLRMARIYKKYGNYSEALQQYQVYSALRPPDRRIEKEIAACYMSFKTASTPKTSSGHPSQP
- a CDS encoding DUF1559 domain-containing protein — its product is MQPTKSKSSQGFTLIELLVVIAIIAILAAILFPVFAQAREKARAISCASNLKQLGLAFKMYTTDYDEHYPFGGWRPIDPSNGQQDGTWDWQNTVAPYIKNKGLYRCPDSTDMDENPNNPTDWSWNRNPVSYLYNNQWGRNRQPLSEAAAVAPADTWLVIDGHSDWGCAQTHNNACGGTDWLGRPHTVWNMEDTTFGSDASLVTGWLSWQGFTWGLPRHQQRAEVCYSDGHVKSIEVTPQDPASMSVKQGNQLYHTTPDCNGWFQQTYPYNKVAIPEQNNPGWKWCVN
- a CDS encoding CRTAC1 family protein; its protein translation is MSRLYLNRRELLLSTIGAISFLGGCRPRNYDTLSKSSTASASLSPNDPPWFEDRTLQSGITFQLGHLPHPSPLNILQTIGTGCALFDFDGDGHLDLLLVGQTGTRSSSCALYHNNGNGTFTDVTPGSGLEKPGFYLGCAVGDFDNDGRPDILLTGYGVLKLFRNVGNGRFEDVSEEAGLFSPSPTSWHTSAVFFDFDRDGYLDLYVGRYVIFNSKTLQLCNYGKYKSSCGPIFYDPDFGSLYHNNGKGHFTDVTHELGLDNAHGKCLGVAVADVNGDGWPDLYLANDEMPGDLFINEKGKSFRNEGLLRGVALNGAGEMQGGMGVDFGDYDNDGLIDLFVATFEGEPDSLYHATHSGIFEYASINVGIDQPTRNMVGFGTKFIDTNNNGWLDIVIANGHIHDNEDLLDKFNRYRQPMQLFMNQAGHTFIEMSQQAGPGFTTPMVGRGLAIGDVNNDGLLDIVATDLEGRPRLLINQTPQAGNWIRLTLEGRSSNRMGLGAHATLTAGGNTWTRQCTTGGSFFSASDPRIHFGLGSVKEVEKIEVIWPSSKRSTVVRPPINKDIRVVESI